One Scyliorhinus canicula chromosome 14, sScyCan1.1, whole genome shotgun sequence genomic region harbors:
- the LOC119977184 gene encoding E3 SUMO-protein ligase ZBED1-like: MEHKTPEGSTSDLKLVCHPRAKSKVWKYFGFDTDAEGCILQWKKIYCRVCRAQIAYSGNTSNLAYHLEKNHPSEFHQVVKSNAEQAREPFTSNFLKSESEAVYLSNQDAIFKTCYSQDSKRHHELTTMVTNFICEGLYPVSVVEEQTFKKLLKMADPRYEIPNRKYFSTKAIPEMYHITRTAVEKDLATAAWCGVTAELWTALGRNRCYMSLTAHFLGGTGGAANTLKFASKCLATFEVADEYTTENLAHALVESFREWGISKNVLGATTSSGNENVVNACSLLNLPVHMPCFGHTINLGINRALQLPKLCTLLLKCNKLVEYFKVTPRAAYMLREKQKQQYLLQHQLVSDCSTWGTTQFMLQRLREQQTAIAAVLFEDSMNYHLMPEASEWSTIDGLVELLQPFQQATEMMGRSKYPIISLVKPLLHVLLNSTLKVDDSDSQMLSAVKETIAKELSEMYRLSPELELFLHSATFLDPRYKKVPFLSAAQQKQVENKILEEATALLEKGNEGFTRAEGGFALEEPPLKKRAVSVQPYSTGSINFMLAEIFGQAGSSDEGQDGWHTQVVEELNNFKSQKVLELGEDPLIWWSDRVALFPTLSKLLQKYWCIPATSIPSQRLFSAAGNLVNAKRNQLAPAEVDRLLFLYENTRLQREVAVDDEYE; encoded by the coding sequence CTGACCTAAAGCTTGTCTGTCACCCAAGAGCAAAAAGTAAAGTTTGGAAGTACTTTGGGTTTGATACCGATGCTGAAGGATGCATACTGCAGTGGAAGAAGATCTACTGCCGGGTTTGCAGGGCTCAAATTGCCTACTCGGGAAACACCTCCAACCTCGCCTACCACCTTGAGAAAAATCATCCCAGTGAATTCCACCAAGTTGTCAAGAGTAATGCTGAGCAAGCTCGGGAACCGTTCACCTCCAATTTTTTGAAATCCGAGTCTGAAGCTGTATACCTGAGCAACCAAGATGCAATCTTCAAGACTTGCTATAGCCAGGACAGCAAACGCCACCATGAATTGACAACTATGGTTACCAACTTCATCTGTGAAGGGCTGTATCCTGTCTCAGTGGTGGAGGAGCAAACTTTCAAAAAGCTACTTAAAATGGCGGACCCAAGGTATGAGATCCCCAACAGGAAATATTTCTCGACCAAAGCCATCCCAGAGATGTACCATATTACCCGCACTGCCGTGGAGAAGGATTTGGCTACGGCAGCCTGGTGTGGTGTGACAGCCGAACTGTGGACCGCACTGGGTCGGAACCGATGCTACATGTCTTTGACTGCCCACTTCCTGGGCGGTACGGGCGGCGCCGCCAACACCCTAAAGTTTGCTTCCAAGTGTCTCGCCACGTTCGAAGTGGCGGATGAGTATACCACAGAGAACTTGGCTCATGCGCTTGTCGAGTCCTTCAGAGAATGGGGAATCAGCAAAAACGTGTTGGGCGCCACAACCAGCAGTGGCAATGAAAACGTGGTAAATGCCTGCTCCCTTCTGAATCTCCCTGTCCACATGCCATGCTTCGGACACACAATCAATCTGGGGATAAACCGAGCGCTCCAACTGCCGAAACTCTGCACCCTTCTTCTGAAGTGCAACAAACTGGTCGAGTACTTTAAAGTGACGCCACGGGCAGCTTACATGTTGAGGGAGAAGCAGAAACAACAGTATTTGTTACAGCACCAACTGGTCAGTGACTGTAGCACTTGGGGCACCACCCAGTTTATGCTACAGCGGCTGAGGGAGCAACAGACAGCGATTGCTGCTGTGCTTTTTGAGGACAGCATGAATTATCACTTGATGCCAGAAGCCAGTGAATGGAGCACCATAGACGGGTTGGTGGAGCTGCTTCAGCCATTTCAGCAGGCCACCGAGATGATGGGCAGATCAAAGTACCCAATCATTAGTCTGGTCAAACCTCTCCTACATGTCCTGTTGAACTCAACGCTGAAAGTTGACGATTCAGACTCTCAAATGCTCAGCGCTGTGAAGGAGACCATTGCCAAAGAGTTGTCCGAAATGTACAGGTTGTCCCCAGAACTGGAGCTCTTCCTCCACTCTGCGACGTTTCTCGACCCAAGGTACAAGAAAGTCCCGTTCCTTTCAGCCGCGCAGCAAAAGCAGGTGGAGAACAAAATCCTGGAGGAAGCCACTGCCCTCCTGGAGAAGGGGAATGAGGGCTTTACGAGAGCAGAGGGGGGTTTTGCCCTTGAGGAGCCGCCACTGAAAAAGCGTGCAGTGTCAGTGCAGCCGTATAGCACCGGGAGCATTAACTTCATGCTGGCAGAGATCTTTGGGCAGGCGGGCAGCAGCGACGAGGGCCAGGATGGATGGCATACCCAGGTTGTGGAAGAACTGAATAACTTCAAATCACAGAAGGTGCTGGAACTGGGCGAAGATCCGCTCATCTGGTGGTCTGACCGGGTGGCTTTATTTCCCACCTTGAGCAAACTGCTGCAAAAGTACTGGTGCATTCCTGCCACCAGCATTCCCTCCCAGCGCCTGTTCAGCGCAGCAGGGAATCTGGTGAACGCCAAGCGCAACCAGCTGGCCCCGGCTGAGGTTGATCGGCTCCTGTTCCTGTACGAGAATACAAGGCTGCAACGGGAGGTGGCTGTGGATGATGAGTACGAGTGA